ACAACCGAATCCCGACTTCCGGACGCCACAAATCGGGGGCCGTTTGAGAAGGGAATGGTATGGCCCCCTTGCTGAACGTTTGCCAGCAGACTGGTTTGGGCATCGAAGTAGAACGTAACGGTCGGCGTTACCACCTTTAAGAATCGGCCTTCTTTTCTTACATGAGGCATTTGTCCGCCCGTATGAAAAACGCGGGCCACCACCTTAGCAGCAGGTGTCCATTTCCAGGACCAGGTGTTCAGCAGGCGACTGTTGGCATCAAACGCCCGGAGCAGCAGTCCATCAGCCTGACGCCAATGAGCCGGCAGGGGAATGTGCACCCTGCCTTTTTCGTGCGGCGGGAGGTCGGGCCCGCTGAAACTCCCGGAGGCCAGCACAAGGTGCCCGGCACTCTGGTCAGGCGGATCGAAAAAGCGCAGCAATTCCCACTCGAATCGGCATCGATTGAGATTCGTAAAATCAAAACGATTTTCAACCGGGAGATCGCCGGTAAAATCGCTCGGCAAGGGGTTTGCCGTTTCGATGAAAACGGGACTCCAGATTTCCCGGATCGTGTAAAAACTGGCCTCTTTTTCGTGGAACGGTCCCAAAATCCCGTCCGGCGCGTGGTTACCGTCCGTATCAATGAAACAATTCTTGTCCGTGCGCACCACCCCTTCGTCCGCAAACACCCAGAGGAACATCCCCCCAAAATGGGGATGGGGATACAAAAGTTTCCAGTAATCGTCCAGTCCGGCCCCAAGTCCTCCATCGTACAAACCGTGCAGAATTTCCGTCGGCAGCACCAGCGTGGAATCCTTCAGTTCCTTCTGTAACCGGGCATAGCTCGGGTAATGATGGGCATCCACCCGGTTAAACAGCGCCCCCGGGTGTAAAACCGTCCGATGCTGCAAGTCGTACCGGGCAAACTCACCATCCAGATTGGGATTCCACCCGCCTTCATTTCCATTGTCCCAGAAAAGAATGCTGGGATGATTGACATCCCGTTTGAGCATTTCTGCCAGCAGTTTTTTCCCGACCGCTGTTGCGTACGGGGGCCGCTGCCACCCACCCAATTCGTCCAGAACGTACAGGCCCAGTTCGTCACACTGATCCAAAAAATAGCTGTCCGGGGGGTAATGAGACATGCGTACGGCATTCATGTTCATCTGTTTGATTGTCAAAATGTCCTTGCGGCACCGATTGCGATTCAAGGCCCGCCCAGTGGTCGGCCAAAAACTGTGGCGGCTGCATCCCTTCAACACGATGCGCTTCCCGTTGAGAAAGAGTCCTTTCCCCGGGCGCACGGTGAAAGTGCGAAATCCAAACCGCTTCCGGACGGTGTGAAGCACTGTTTTTCCGCGCTGCAAGCGAAACTCCACCCAGTAAAGATGAGGTGTTTCAGCGGTCCAGTTTTTTTGCCCGGTGACCTGTGTTTCCAACAGAACGGACGTCTTCCCTGTCCCGAGGAACGTCGCAAAGGATTTTCCCAGAGGGGACCCGTCCATACGGAAGATCAGTGCCGTGACGCGGTCGTGTGGTGCGGCTCCGTTCAGCGTTACCCGGGCGCGAAACAGTCCATCGGCGCGGGCGTCAATGGCCGTCCAGTCAATGAAGGCTTGCGGTACAGCCTCCAGATACACCGGTCGGTAGATGCCTCCAAACACCCAGTAATCAGCGCGGCGCTCCGCCAGTTCAACCGTGGAATCGGCAGACACCTTGCTAACCAAAACCTGCAGAAAGTTTTTCCGATCAAAGTGAACCCAAGGGGTAATTTCGTAGCGGAATCGGTAAAATCCCCCCCGGTGAACGGGCCCGGCCAATTGTCCGTTGATACGCACCTCGGTGTCCGTCATAACTCCTTCAAACACAATGAAAATTCGCTTTTGCTTCCATTGCGCCGACACCGTAAAATAGGTTCGGTAAAATCCTTTCTCACGGGATTTTGGGTGATCGTGACCGTAGTTGTAGGCGCCAAAGCCCTGCAGCTCCCAGTTGGACGGAACCGGAATGGTGGTCCATTCGTTTGCCTGGCGGCCTCCCGTCACTTTGAATTGCCAAAGGACGGTATCGTCACTCCCGCGACCGGAAAGATAGTGAATTTCCGTTTCCGGATTGGAGGCAGCCAAGAGGGATCCGACAAAACAAACGATGATGAAGATAAGACCCAAAACTGATGTACTTTTTCTTTCCATGGAAACCTCTTTCCCGTATTTTTTTCCACAAATTCACAGATTTTTTGTCGATCTAAATCGATCCTCCAAACCAAAAAATTACAAGCGGAACAACGAAACAAAACCACTCCATCGGTAGCAGTCTGTAAGGAGATTGCTTCACTCGCTTCGCTCGTTCGCAATGACAGTCTTTGTAACCTTTTTAGGCTCTACTGAAATTTTTGTAGGTGGTATATTAATAAAATATCTGACCACTCCGATTTTCCCTTTTCCTGTCTTCGCGAGTACGCCGTAGGCGTACGCGGCGATCTCCTTAGAGATTACACGCCTGAGGCACATTTCTAACGTCACCCGCCTGAGATGCACGGCGAAGCAATCCCATTAGCAACAATCTACTTGGAGATTGTTCCATCATTCACTCCTCACCTCTTGCAATTGCGAGGCCTTGTTTTTATCTCGTGCACTTGTAATTTTACTCAATTCGGATTTTTCAGATAATAGAAATGCCCATCTTCAGCGCCCACCAACAGATCCGGCACACCATTTTTGTCCCAATCCACGATGGTGGGACAGGTAGAATGCCCGGCCAGGCGCTGATCGGAAAGCGTTCCGCGATTTTCAAACACAAATTCGCCCGGTTTCTCGGCCACATTTTTGTAGAAATCCACATTGCGGCTGTTGATTAGTAAATCCAGACGCCCGTCCCGGTCCCAATCCACAAGCGTGAATTTACGGCGCCCGCTGTGCCCGGCCTTTCGTGCATTCAAGCGCAGGAGTTTCTTTTTGTCTCCTTCTTTCAGGTAAAAAATCCGCTTTCCCGGCAATAAGACCAAATTTCCGTTCTTCCGGGTTCGTTCGAAAAAGCTTAAGTAGCCTTCGGTGTCCAGCATGACCAGATCAACCAGACCATCGTGGTTTAAATCGACGGCAAACGGGGTGGTACGCCACTGCGTTACCAAATGGTGATCTTTGGGATTCCACCAATTCCAGGCCGGTTTGGGCGGTTTTCCCGTCCAATCACCCACGATGGGACGCGCTGCTTCCAACTTGGGTTTCTGTCGGGTTCCCCGATTCCGGTACCAGACCACTTTTCCCCAGATGGAATTAACCACAATGTCGGGCAGGCCATCTCCGTCCCAATCCGCCACTACGGGAACCGTGTACCCCCATTTGGCCTCTGCCGGTCCCTGAATGGAACCATTTTTTCCCGCTCGAATCCGAATGACGCTCCCATTCGCCCGGAGGTAACGCGGTGCCGCCCATCGGGGTGGATCGCCACCGTCCAGATTTTCAATAAACCCCAGGTAACCCGCTGTATTGCCGCAGATGAGGTCCTCGTCACCGTCACCGTCCCAATCAACGCTGAAGGGGGTGGCCAGTGCACCAAATTTTAAAAAGCGGGCTTTCTGCCGAAAAAACCGGGGCGGCAAGAATTGAGGCTGTCCATCCACCACCTTTCCTGTATTTTCAATGAGCGCCACGCGCCCGTCCTCCTGCCCGACCACCAGGTCTACATCCCCGTCTTTGTCCCAATCGACCGCCACGGGGACAATCATTTCCAGGTCCATGTGAATCGGCTTCCCCTGAAAGGTCAGCAGTTGTCCTTTTGCGTAACGGGGATGCCGACGGTCACCCACGTTCTCAAAATAGGTAAACTGGTCTAAAAATTCTCCACAAATCAGGTCCAGATCGCCGTCGCCATCGAAATCGGCCAGATTGGGAGACGGCATGCCGTACACATCGACGGGTTTTCCGCCGGCAAAAATCTGCTGTGGATCGCCGTATCTGGGTTTTGCGTCCGTGCCTTTGTTCTCAATCCAGAACACAAAACCGTGCAGCGGGCCGTTGCGCCACCGTCCCTGCGCATCGAAGGCGTTATCCCAGCCGTAATCCCCCCAGAAGCCCTCGCCCACGATTAAATCCAGATCGCCATCGCCGTCGTAGTCGGCA
Above is a genomic segment from Calditrichota bacterium containing:
- a CDS encoding glycoside hydrolase family 2 produces the protein MERKSTSVLGLIFIIVCFVGSLLAASNPETEIHYLSGRGSDDTVLWQFKVTGGRQANEWTTIPVPSNWELQGFGAYNYGHDHPKSREKGFYRTYFTVSAQWKQKRIFIVFEGVMTDTEVRINGQLAGPVHRGGFYRFRYEITPWVHFDRKNFLQVLVSKVSADSTVELAERRADYWVFGGIYRPVYLEAVPQAFIDWTAIDARADGLFRARVTLNGAAPHDRVTALIFRMDGSPLGKSFATFLGTGKTSVLLETQVTGQKNWTAETPHLYWVEFRLQRGKTVLHTVRKRFGFRTFTVRPGKGLFLNGKRIVLKGCSRHSFWPTTGRALNRNRCRKDILTIKQMNMNAVRMSHYPPDSYFLDQCDELGLYVLDELGGWQRPPYATAVGKKLLAEMLKRDVNHPSILFWDNGNEGGWNPNLDGEFARYDLQHRTVLHPGALFNRVDAHHYPSYARLQKELKDSTLVLPTEILHGLYDGGLGAGLDDYWKLLYPHPHFGGMFLWVFADEGVVRTDKNCFIDTDGNHAPDGILGPFHEKEASFYTIREIWSPVFIETANPLPSDFTGDLPVENRFDFTNLNRCRFEWELLRFFDPPDQSAGHLVLASGSFSGPDLPPHEKGRVHIPLPAHWRQADGLLLRAFDANSRLLNTWSWKWTPAAKVVARVFHTGGQMPHVRKEGRFLKVVTPTVTFYFDAQTSLLANVQQGGHTIPFSNGPRFVASGSRDSVV
- a CDS encoding VCBS repeat-containing protein, with protein sequence MDYDGDGDMDLLVSCRDKPYNGIYFFENKQGNKKFPVFESEKRLADGLSNIRPSFVKGMVRLLLPGEELVDYRKTLFSKRKKIYPKSKLLDGRVREKDWKYADYDGDGDLDLIVGEGFWGDYGWDNAFDAQGRWRNGPLHGFVFWIENKGTDAKPRYGDPQQIFAGGKPVDVYGMPSPNLADFDGDGDLDLICGEFLDQFTYFENVGDRRHPRYAKGQLLTFQGKPIHMDLEMIVPVAVDWDKDGDVDLVVGQEDGRVALIENTGKVVDGQPQFLPPRFFRQKARFLKFGALATPFSVDWDGDGDEDLICGNTAGYLGFIENLDGGDPPRWAAPRYLRANGSVIRIRAGKNGSIQGPAEAKWGYTVPVVADWDGDGLPDIVVNSIWGKVVWYRNRGTRQKPKLEAARPIVGDWTGKPPKPAWNWWNPKDHHLVTQWRTTPFAVDLNHDGLVDLVMLDTEGYLSFFERTRKNGNLVLLPGKRIFYLKEGDKKKLLRLNARKAGHSGRRKFTLVDWDRDGRLDLLINSRNVDFYKNVAEKPGEFVFENRGTLSDQRLAGHSTCPTIVDWDKNGVPDLLVGAEDGHFYYLKNPN